In Legionella beliardensis, the following are encoded in one genomic region:
- a CDS encoding F0F1 ATP synthase subunit B, translated as MDINFTLIIQMLVFAVFVWFTMKFVWPPLAKAMEERQNKIADGLAAAERGRKELELAQYRVKDELKHAKAQASEIVEKATKRATQLIEEAREEAKLEAERQAKIAHEKLQQEINQARDSLRKQVAQLAVAGAEVILQRNIDEKTNNQLLDSLIEEI; from the coding sequence TTGGATATTAATTTTACACTAATTATACAGATGCTTGTGTTTGCAGTGTTTGTTTGGTTTACGATGAAATTTGTTTGGCCTCCTCTGGCAAAAGCTATGGAAGAGCGTCAAAATAAAATTGCAGACGGACTAGCTGCGGCTGAACGAGGCCGTAAAGAGTTAGAGTTAGCACAATATCGTGTCAAAGATGAACTAAAGCATGCTAAAGCGCAAGCTTCAGAAATCGTTGAAAAAGCGACTAAACGTGCCACACAGTTAATTGAAGAAGCCAGAGAAGAAGCAAAGCTTGAGGCGGAGCGACAAGCTAAAATAGCGCATGAGAAACTTCAACAAGAAATTAATCAGGCGCGAGATAGCTTGCGTAAACAAGTAGCTCAGCTTGCAGTAGCGGGAGCTGAGGTAATTCTTCAGCGAAACATTGATGAAAAGACAAATAATCAATTATTAGATAGCTTGATTGAAGAAATTTAA
- a CDS encoding D-sedoheptulose-7-phosphate isomerase, translating to MSQMEERVKQLFGMSIETQISAADSLSALIAKAGARLVNCLLNDGKILLCGNGGSAANCHHFSAAMLNHFVVERPALPVFVLTGDTSSVTAIANDSHYEHVFARQIQALGQEGDILLVISTSGNADSILNAVNAANDRGMDTIALSGRDGGVLANHLGPEDIEIRVIADNTALIRQTHLFILHCFCDLIDQSLFGQMLE from the coding sequence ATGTCACAGATGGAAGAAAGAGTAAAACAGCTTTTTGGCATGAGTATTGAAACACAGATCTCTGCTGCAGATTCTTTATCAGCACTCATAGCAAAAGCAGGTGCTCGTTTAGTCAATTGCTTATTAAATGATGGCAAAATATTATTATGTGGCAATGGTGGCTCTGCTGCTAATTGCCATCATTTTTCTGCTGCCATGCTAAATCATTTTGTGGTCGAAAGACCTGCTTTACCTGTATTTGTACTTACTGGTGATACATCATCTGTTACCGCAATAGCAAATGATAGCCACTATGAGCATGTTTTTGCTCGTCAAATACAAGCGTTGGGCCAAGAGGGAGATATCTTGTTAGTTATCTCCACTTCGGGGAATGCTGATAGTATTTTAAATGCTGTTAATGCAGCGAACGATAGAGGAATGGATACAATTGCATTAAGTGGCCGCGACGGAGGTGTTTTAGCAAACCACTTAGGCCCTGAGGATATTGAAATTAGAGTAATTGCTGATAATACAGCTTTAATTCGCCAGACTCATTTATTTATCTTGCATTGTTTTTGCGATTTAATCGATCAATCTTTGTTTGGACAGATGTTGGAGTAA
- the atpE gene encoding F0F1 ATP synthase subunit C: MQAANLIAQVQGMTVIAVALLIGLGALGTAIGFGLLGGKFLEGSARQPEMVPMLQVKMFIVAGLLDAVTMIGVGIALFFTFANPFLSNLGA, encoded by the coding sequence ATGCAAGCTGCAAATTTAATCGCGCAAGTTCAAGGTATGACTGTTATTGCAGTCGCATTATTAATTGGCCTTGGTGCTTTAGGTACAGCAATAGGTTTTGGACTTTTGGGTGGTAAATTTCTTGAAGGTTCTGCACGTCAACCTGAAATGGTACCTATGTTACAGGTAAAAATGTTTATTGTTGCGGGCTTACTTGATGCGGTAACGATGATTGGTGTGGGTATTGCCTTATTCTTTACCTTTGCTAACCCTTTCCTAAGTAATTTAGGTGCTTGA
- a CDS encoding MFS transporter codes for MKFAHLPFIKPFTYKEFRFLYASELFFFTSVWMAGMVFGLIVTHIKGNSPFYAGLIGFGFNLPMLLGPLSGAIVDRYSRPIIMRIVSLSGFAAALAMAIILLFGWPNFWVMLFLVLIYGFSQCFYFPAIVTNVADIIPDQNTIGNATSLINSTNRVVMFFGYGLGGFLISYCSEGATYWFNALLFLASFVCLLAVHNKATITETKKSVLEEMKAGLVYVKNSLPVFIIVILLGIIGLLGWPYLFLVPVVNRYYLGGTPGTLGLLLAVGGIGGTLGAFYMSARKSVLGLNRIFIIATAILIISMLGLAFCRSILWAMPMLFFIDLGLMLTLTAGMVFIQQLVPAEFQGRVIGIITMVSFGTIPIGSTLFYGLVGSVFNVMIAFGIAAIILLLALGWYIQKLPAIRRIAAPVYVDKGIIKTVDEATHI; via the coding sequence ATGAAATTTGCGCACCTGCCTTTTATAAAGCCATTTACTTACAAAGAATTTCGTTTTTTATACGCCTCAGAACTATTTTTTTTTACATCAGTATGGATGGCGGGGATGGTTTTTGGCTTAATCGTTACTCATATTAAAGGTAACTCACCATTTTATGCCGGCTTGATTGGTTTTGGCTTTAATTTACCGATGCTATTAGGTCCTTTAAGCGGGGCGATTGTAGATAGGTATTCACGTCCAATAATTATGAGGATAGTCTCGCTATCAGGATTCGCTGCGGCACTAGCGATGGCAATAATATTATTATTTGGCTGGCCAAATTTCTGGGTTATGCTATTTTTAGTTTTAATCTATGGTTTTAGCCAATGCTTTTACTTTCCCGCCATCGTGACGAATGTAGCAGATATTATTCCTGATCAAAATACCATAGGAAATGCTACCAGCTTAATTAATTCTACCAATCGCGTGGTTATGTTTTTTGGTTATGGATTAGGAGGGTTTTTAATTAGTTACTGTAGTGAAGGGGCGACCTACTGGTTTAATGCACTGCTATTTTTAGCAAGTTTTGTTTGCTTATTAGCTGTTCACAATAAAGCGACGATAACTGAAACTAAAAAGTCGGTTCTCGAAGAAATGAAAGCAGGTTTAGTTTATGTTAAAAATTCATTACCTGTTTTTATTATTGTTATACTTTTAGGCATCATAGGGCTATTAGGATGGCCTTATCTATTTTTAGTCCCAGTTGTTAATCGCTATTATTTAGGCGGTACGCCAGGTACGTTAGGATTATTATTGGCTGTAGGTGGGATAGGTGGGACGCTTGGAGCATTTTATATGTCAGCACGGAAATCGGTATTAGGATTAAATCGTATTTTCATCATTGCAACTGCCATTCTGATAATAAGTATGCTAGGGCTTGCTTTCTGTCGTTCAATCCTTTGGGCAATGCCAATGTTATTTTTTATTGACCTTGGTTTAATGCTAACTTTAACAGCAGGCATGGTGTTTATCCAACAACTCGTACCTGCCGAATTTCAAGGTCGTGTAATAGGTATTATAACCATGGTAAGTTTTGGCACTATTCCTATTGGTAGTACATTATTTTATGGTCTAGTAGGCAGTGTTTTTAATGTGATGATAGCGTTTGGTATTGCTGCAATAATCTTATTATTAGCTCTAGGTTGGTATATACAAAAGCTTCCTGCAATCCGCCGCATTGCAGCGCCGGTATATGTGGACAAAGGAATAATTAAAACTGTTGATGAGGCAACTCATATTTAA
- a CDS encoding F0F1 ATP synthase subunit I, protein MKDDRSLRPVWRLLLAQLIVGALIALGMLITAGKQAALSALLGGLVAFLPSLIFARKLFQYQGARAARQIIRSFYLGEFLKIISSIALFTLVFVYFEVTPLAFFLTYIVVVMIHWFSPLLVDNRQNRPKSD, encoded by the coding sequence GTGAAAGATGATCGTAGTTTGCGCCCGGTTTGGCGCTTGCTGTTAGCTCAGCTAATAGTTGGTGCTTTAATTGCGCTAGGGATGCTCATTACCGCTGGTAAGCAAGCAGCTCTTTCTGCATTATTAGGTGGTTTAGTCGCCTTCTTGCCCTCGCTGATATTTGCAAGAAAGTTATTTCAATATCAGGGCGCAAGAGCAGCAAGACAAATAATTAGAAGTTTTTATCTTGGAGAATTTCTAAAAATAATATCATCAATCGCGCTGTTTACCTTGGTTTTTGTATATTTTGAGGTAACTCCTCTGGCGTTTTTTTTAACATATATAGTAGTGGTTATGATACATTGGTTTTCACCATTGCTCGTTGATAATAGACAGAATAGGCCTAAAAGTGACTGA
- a CDS encoding BON domain-containing protein produces MYRSKLYVLFLIPIFMLNGCISSLWTGATLVYDRHNVYKKFYDYQLAVQANHLLFQDRMLKQEGCYLDLAVFKGDILLAGHLPSKKLRHLAHMRLKSLTGYREIFFQVAVYSGQANDLIDTWLTTKIRSQILADADIDPNAFKIITIDKIVYIMGDVRPKQADQVLSIARNTEGVVRVVKLMRYLNLSETPAG; encoded by the coding sequence ATGTATCGATCAAAGCTTTATGTATTATTCCTAATTCCAATCTTTATGTTAAATGGTTGCATTAGCAGCTTATGGACTGGTGCAACCCTCGTCTACGATCGTCACAATGTTTATAAAAAATTCTATGATTATCAACTTGCTGTACAGGCAAATCATTTATTATTTCAAGACAGAATGTTGAAACAAGAGGGATGCTACCTGGATTTAGCTGTATTTAAAGGCGATATTTTATTAGCGGGTCATTTACCCTCAAAGAAACTGCGTCATCTAGCACATATGCGCCTAAAATCATTAACAGGCTATCGTGAGATATTTTTTCAAGTTGCCGTTTATTCAGGGCAAGCAAATGATCTAATTGACACTTGGTTAACGACTAAAATAAGGAGCCAAATTCTTGCAGATGCAGACATTGACCCTAACGCATTTAAAATTATTACTATAGATAAAATCGTGTATATTATGGGGGATGTAAGGCCTAAACAAGCCGATCAAGTTTTGAGTATAGCTAGGAATACAGAAGGGGTCGTACGTGTGGTAAAGCTGATGCGTTATTTAAATTTAAGCGAGACACCTGCCGGTTAA
- a CDS encoding BON domain-containing protein, translating into MKYRALVYVLISSLLCSCVAVVVAGAAAGMIVYDRRTLKTMESDARIFHLIHKALVEDARFRGSHIEVISFNQVVLLVGQTTSPSLRVAAEKIAQNTPAVRRVYNELTIGLPLSLKQKTQDTFITGQVRSYMLGRKDLESGSIRVVTENATVYLMGTVTHEQAYLAVDVARHVTDVRKVVKVFRYIT; encoded by the coding sequence ATGAAGTATCGTGCTTTGGTGTATGTGTTAATTAGTAGTTTGCTGTGTAGTTGTGTAGCTGTAGTAGTCGCTGGTGCTGCTGCAGGAATGATTGTTTATGATCGTAGAACGTTAAAGACAATGGAAAGTGATGCGCGTATATTTCACCTTATCCATAAAGCGCTGGTTGAAGACGCTCGTTTTAGAGGATCGCACATAGAAGTCATTAGCTTTAATCAGGTCGTTTTATTAGTAGGCCAAACTACGTCTCCTTCTTTGCGCGTTGCTGCTGAGAAGATTGCCCAAAATACTCCTGCAGTTCGGCGGGTGTATAATGAATTAACCATAGGACTTCCCTTATCGCTTAAGCAAAAGACACAAGATACTTTTATTACCGGGCAAGTTCGTAGCTATATGCTTGGTCGAAAAGATTTAGAGTCAGGCTCAATTCGAGTGGTTACTGAAAATGCAACTGTTTACTTAATGGGAACTGTAACTCATGAGCAGGCGTATCTTGCGGTCGATGTAGCAAGACATGTAACTGATGTTCGCAAAGTAGTTAAAGTATTTCGGTACATTACTTAA
- a CDS encoding F0F1 ATP synthase subunit delta: MSESVTIARPYAKAIFKYAFDAGKLRQGSEYLHNLALVVLDKNAANFINNPASTVEQHVELLMSANKIASEDAVYLKNFITLLAENKRLMALPDIYNLFEAMRAEQEKTLIANVISYSELSKDQQQKLINTLSGRLQRKVTLQITIDKKLIGGAVILAGDLVIDGSVRGKLDKLSTSLAA; this comes from the coding sequence ATGTCTGAGAGCGTAACAATTGCTAGGCCTTATGCCAAAGCTATTTTTAAATATGCCTTTGATGCTGGGAAATTACGCCAGGGGTCAGAATACTTGCACAATTTAGCATTAGTAGTGTTAGATAAAAACGCAGCAAACTTTATTAATAACCCTGCGTCCACAGTAGAGCAGCACGTTGAATTATTAATGAGTGCTAATAAAATTGCTTCTGAGGATGCAGTTTACCTAAAAAATTTTATAACGCTACTGGCTGAGAATAAACGTTTAATGGCTTTGCCTGATATTTACAATTTATTTGAAGCAATGCGTGCAGAACAAGAAAAAACACTCATAGCAAATGTTATTAGCTATTCAGAATTGTCTAAAGATCAGCAGCAGAAATTGATTAATACACTAAGCGGTCGCTTGCAGCGCAAAGTAACTCTGCAAATTACTATTGATAAAAAGCTGATAGGTGGTGCTGTGATTCTTGCTGGCGACTTAGTGATAGATGGCTCGGTTCGTGGCAAATTAGATAAACTTAGCACCAGTTTGGCCGCATAA
- a CDS encoding SOS response-associated peptidase, which produces MCGRFVLDIDAEALKKQFDIVADESLAQGYNIAPTEQVLCLKQTDKGLVAVNMKWGITAWYPTKKSTLLFNARQESVAEKPTFRQSFKHRRCLMIMSGFFEWQHTTQANTAKKQPFYITRADQKLIAVAAIWQQDQTNTASPPACCLLTTDANDVIKKLHNRMPWILNEDQQEQWLQPKPFDLTDLEIIKQLNQPLELNYFPVSTATNNARYKSKDTIQPL; this is translated from the coding sequence ATGTGTGGTCGATTCGTTTTAGACATTGATGCAGAAGCCTTAAAAAAACAATTTGACATTGTGGCTGATGAATCATTAGCACAAGGTTATAATATAGCGCCAACAGAACAAGTTCTATGCTTAAAGCAAACTGATAAAGGCTTGGTAGCCGTTAATATGAAATGGGGTATTACAGCCTGGTATCCAACTAAAAAAAGTACTTTATTATTTAATGCTCGCCAAGAGAGTGTTGCTGAAAAGCCAACGTTTCGTCAAAGTTTTAAACATCGACGCTGTTTAATGATCATGAGTGGCTTTTTTGAATGGCAGCATACAACACAAGCAAATACGGCTAAAAAGCAGCCCTTTTATATTACCAGAGCCGATCAAAAACTGATTGCAGTCGCTGCCATTTGGCAACAAGACCAAACAAATACAGCTTCACCCCCGGCTTGCTGCTTACTAACCACAGATGCTAATGATGTAATAAAAAAGCTTCACAATCGCATGCCCTGGATTTTAAATGAAGACCAGCAAGAACAATGGTTGCAGCCTAAGCCTTTCGATTTAACCGACCTTGAAATCATTAAACAGCTTAATCAACCCCTAGAATTAAACTACTTTCCAGTAAGTACAGCCACTAATAATGCCCGCTATAAATCAAAAGATACGATACAGCCTTTATAA
- the atpG gene encoding F0F1 ATP synthase subunit gamma, which translates to MPGAKEIRSKIASTKNTQKITRAMEMVAASKMRKTQDRMRASKPYATKIYDVVKHIARANSEYRHPFMTAREIKRVGLIVVTSDRGLVGGLNANLLRETVRIMRQWQSENKEIDLGVIGRKGKAFFKRVGGNIIASVDHLGDKPGVKDLIGVVKVMLDAFYNGQIDALHIVYNEFINTMTQKPLVKQLLPLPIAEEDNQRLGHYWDYIYEPDAKELLDALLGRYLELQAYQAVVENIACEQAAKMIAMKSATDNAGELIKQFQLAYNKARQAAITQELAEIVGGASAL; encoded by the coding sequence ATGCCTGGAGCAAAAGAGATTCGTTCGAAAATTGCGAGTACAAAAAACACGCAAAAAATCACGCGAGCGATGGAAATGGTTGCAGCAAGTAAAATGCGTAAAACGCAGGATAGGATGCGAGCATCTAAACCTTATGCCACTAAAATATATGATGTTGTAAAACATATTGCGCGTGCTAATTCTGAATATAGGCATCCATTTATGACTGCCCGGGAGATTAAACGAGTTGGTTTAATCGTTGTTACTTCTGATAGAGGTTTAGTGGGTGGTTTAAATGCGAATTTATTGCGTGAAACAGTACGTATCATGCGCCAGTGGCAATCTGAAAATAAAGAGATAGATCTAGGCGTCATTGGTCGCAAAGGTAAGGCTTTTTTCAAACGTGTAGGTGGTAATATTATTGCTTCTGTCGATCATTTAGGTGACAAGCCAGGAGTGAAAGACTTAATCGGTGTAGTTAAAGTCATGTTAGATGCTTTCTACAACGGTCAGATTGATGCTTTGCACATTGTATATAATGAATTCATCAATACAATGACTCAAAAGCCTCTAGTTAAACAGCTCCTGCCTCTTCCTATTGCAGAAGAAGATAATCAAAGACTAGGTCACTACTGGGATTATATTTATGAGCCCGATGCTAAAGAGTTATTGGATGCTCTATTAGGACGCTATCTTGAATTACAAGCCTATCAAGCTGTTGTAGAGAATATTGCTTGTGAGCAAGCAGCAAAAATGATTGCAATGAAAAGCGCGACTGACAATGCTGGTGAATTAATTAAACAATTCCAATTGGCCTATAACAAAGCTCGACAAGCTGCCATTACACAAGAGTTAGCAGAAATTGTCGGTGGCGCATCGGCTTTATAA
- the atpD gene encoding F0F1 ATP synthase subunit beta, with product MSLGTVVEVIGAVVDVEFDRDNVPKVNDALQLNNELVLEVQQQLGDGVVRTIAMGSTEGLKRGVQATNSGKPIQVPVGKKTLGRIMDVLGRPIDEMGPIDAEEYLPIHRKAPSYEDQAGSQELLETGIKVIDLLCPFAKGGKVGLFGGAGVGKTVNMMELIRNIAIEHSGYSVFAGVGERTREGNDFYHEMKDSNVLDKVSLVYGQMNEPPGNRLRVALTGLTMAEKFRDEGRDVLLFIDNIYRYTLAGVEVSALLGRMPSAVGYQPTLAEEMGMLQERITSTKTGSITSIQAVYVPADDLTDPSPATTFAHLDATVVLSRQIAELGIYPAVDPLDSTSRQLDPLVVGQEHYDTARRVQQTLQRYKELKDIIAILGMDELSEEDKRIVTRARKIQRFLSQPFFVAEVFTGSPGKYVSLKDTIKGFQGILAGEYDDLPEQAFYMVGSIEEAVAKAKTL from the coding sequence ATGAGTTTAGGTACTGTGGTTGAAGTAATTGGTGCAGTGGTAGACGTTGAATTTGATCGTGATAACGTCCCTAAAGTTAATGATGCACTGCAATTAAATAACGAGCTAGTGCTTGAAGTACAGCAACAATTAGGCGATGGCGTCGTTCGTACGATTGCTATGGGTTCGACTGAAGGGCTTAAACGTGGCGTTCAGGCTACTAACTCAGGTAAACCCATTCAAGTGCCTGTGGGTAAAAAGACATTAGGTCGTATTATGGACGTATTAGGCCGTCCAATAGACGAAATGGGCCCAATCGATGCGGAAGAATATTTACCAATTCATCGCAAAGCCCCAAGTTATGAAGATCAAGCCGGTAGTCAAGAGTTATTAGAAACAGGCATTAAGGTTATTGACTTGCTTTGCCCATTTGCGAAAGGTGGTAAAGTTGGTCTCTTCGGTGGTGCTGGTGTAGGCAAAACAGTTAATATGATGGAATTAATCCGTAATATTGCTATTGAGCACAGTGGTTATTCAGTATTTGCAGGCGTTGGGGAGCGTACCCGGGAAGGTAATGACTTCTACCATGAAATGAAAGATTCCAATGTACTTGATAAAGTATCACTCGTTTACGGCCAGATGAATGAGCCACCTGGAAATCGTCTACGCGTTGCCTTAACAGGCTTGACCATGGCTGAAAAATTCCGTGATGAAGGCCGAGACGTATTACTCTTTATTGATAATATTTATCGTTATACTCTAGCGGGTGTAGAAGTATCTGCTTTATTAGGTCGTATGCCTTCTGCTGTAGGTTATCAGCCTACGCTTGCAGAAGAAATGGGTATGTTGCAAGAACGTATTACTTCTACTAAAACGGGTTCTATTACCTCAATACAAGCTGTTTACGTGCCAGCGGACGATTTAACTGATCCATCGCCTGCAACAACGTTTGCTCACTTAGATGCAACTGTGGTGTTATCACGTCAGATTGCTGAACTAGGTATTTATCCTGCGGTTGATCCATTAGACTCTACATCACGCCAGTTAGATCCATTAGTTGTTGGCCAAGAACACTACGACACAGCTCGTCGGGTTCAACAAACGTTACAGCGCTACAAAGAATTAAAAGATATTATTGCTATTTTAGGTATGGATGAATTATCTGAAGAAGATAAGCGTATCGTTACTCGTGCCCGAAAGATTCAACGATTTCTTTCACAACCATTCTTTGTTGCTGAAGTATTCACAGGTTCACCAGGAAAATACGTTTCACTAAAAGATACTATTAAAGGATTCCAAGGTATTCTTGCTGGTGAATATGATGATTTACCTGAGCAAGCTTTCTATATGGTTGGTAGTATTGAAGAAGCGGTCGCTAAAGCAAAAACATTATGA
- the atpB gene encoding F0F1 ATP synthase subunit A — protein sequence MASSTDYIKHHLTYLTYDLKTMTLGSSGGFWTINLDTLFFSVVLGFTVLGLLYFATRKITTGIPGKLQNFAELMLEFADNQVKDCFHGKNKLIGPLALTIFTWVFLMNFMDIVPVDVLPIMAKSLGIHYLKVVPTNDLNLTLGLALSVFFLIIFYSIKIKGMKGFVKELTLQPFNHPLFIPFNMLLELVGLIAKPISLALRLFGNLYAGELIFILIALLTLNVTAQSSIAGTATLGVAQFLLSLGWSIFHILVITLQAFIFMVLTIVYLSLAHEDH from the coding sequence ATGGCATCAAGTACAGATTATATTAAACACCATCTAACTTATCTGACCTATGATCTAAAAACCATGACTTTAGGGTCTTCAGGTGGTTTTTGGACCATTAATCTTGATACGTTATTTTTCTCCGTGGTTTTAGGATTTACCGTTTTAGGGCTTTTATATTTTGCTACCCGTAAGATTACTACAGGCATCCCTGGTAAATTACAAAACTTTGCCGAGCTTATGCTTGAGTTTGCTGATAACCAAGTAAAAGATTGTTTTCATGGTAAAAATAAATTGATTGGGCCATTAGCGCTCACCATTTTTACCTGGGTATTTTTAATGAATTTTATGGATATTGTACCGGTTGATGTTTTACCGATTATGGCTAAATCACTTGGTATCCACTATCTTAAAGTTGTCCCGACCAATGACTTAAATTTAACGCTAGGGTTAGCATTATCAGTATTCTTCTTAATAATTTTCTACAGCATTAAAATTAAAGGTATGAAAGGCTTTGTTAAAGAATTAACCTTGCAGCCTTTTAATCATCCATTGTTTATTCCTTTTAATATGCTATTAGAGCTAGTTGGGTTAATTGCAAAACCTATTTCACTAGCATTGCGACTATTTGGAAATTTATATGCAGGCGAGTTAATCTTTATTTTAATTGCTTTACTCACACTGAATGTGACAGCCCAGTCATCGATAGCAGGCACTGCAACATTAGGCGTGGCGCAATTTCTTTTATCGCTTGGCTGGTCAATTTTTCATATATTGGTCATTACCTTACAAGCATTTATCTTTATGGTCTTAACGATTGTTTACCTTAGTTTAGCTCATGAGGATCATTAG
- the atpA gene encoding F0F1 ATP synthase subunit alpha, translating into MSEQVALNPSEISELIKQKIEQFNVASEARNEGTIVSLRDGIIRLHGLADVMQGEMIEFPGGIYGLALNLERDSVGAVILGDASSLSEGQKGKCTGRILEVPVGEALLGRVVDALGNPIDGKGPINAKKMSPIEKVAPGVIARQSVDQPVQTGLKAIDAMIPVGRGQRELIIGDRQTGKSAIAIDAIINQKGTGIKCIYVAIGQKASSIANTVRKLEEHGAMEHTIVVVASASDSAALQFIAPYAGCAMGEYFMERGEDALIVYDDLTKQAWAYRQISLLLRRPPGREAYPGDIFYLHSRLLERASRINAEEVERLTNGEVKGKTGSLTALPIIETQAGDVSAFVPTNVISITDGQIFLDVDLFNSGVRPAINSGLSVSRVGGAAQTKIMKKLGGGTRLALAQFRELEAFSQFASDLDDATRKQLERGQRITEIMKQKQYSPLSVAEMSISLFVVEKGYLDDIPLAEIGSFEAALRGFMSSSYASLINKINETGAYDNDIEAELKNAVEEFKRTGSW; encoded by the coding sequence ATGTCAGAACAAGTTGCATTAAACCCATCTGAAATTAGCGAACTAATTAAGCAGAAAATTGAACAATTTAATGTTGCTTCAGAAGCTCGAAATGAAGGTACAATTGTTAGCTTACGAGATGGAATTATTCGCCTTCATGGTTTAGCGGATGTAATGCAGGGTGAAATGATAGAATTCCCTGGTGGCATCTATGGTTTAGCACTTAACTTAGAGCGCGATTCGGTTGGTGCTGTTATTCTTGGAGACGCTTCAAGTTTATCAGAGGGCCAAAAGGGCAAATGTACAGGTCGTATTCTTGAAGTGCCCGTAGGCGAAGCATTATTAGGCCGCGTTGTTGATGCTTTAGGTAATCCTATTGATGGCAAGGGCCCAATTAATGCTAAAAAAATGTCACCTATTGAAAAAGTAGCCCCAGGCGTTATTGCTCGTCAATCAGTTGATCAGCCTGTACAAACTGGATTAAAAGCAATTGATGCTATGATTCCAGTAGGTCGTGGTCAGCGAGAGCTGATTATTGGTGACCGTCAAACAGGTAAATCTGCTATTGCTATTGATGCCATTATCAATCAAAAAGGCACTGGTATTAAATGTATTTATGTGGCTATTGGCCAAAAAGCCTCTTCTATTGCTAATACAGTACGTAAGCTTGAAGAGCATGGGGCAATGGAGCATACCATTGTCGTTGTGGCGAGTGCTTCTGATTCTGCAGCTTTACAATTTATTGCACCTTATGCCGGATGTGCTATGGGTGAATATTTTATGGAGCGTGGTGAGGATGCCTTAATTGTTTATGATGACTTAACTAAACAAGCTTGGGCTTATCGCCAAATTTCTCTACTATTAAGACGTCCTCCAGGTCGTGAAGCTTACCCTGGGGATATTTTCTATTTACATTCACGTTTATTAGAGCGTGCTTCACGTATTAATGCTGAAGAGGTTGAGCGTTTAACGAATGGCGAAGTAAAAGGGAAAACAGGTTCATTGACTGCGTTGCCAATTATTGAAACGCAAGCAGGCGACGTTTCCGCTTTCGTACCTACCAACGTCATTTCAATTACCGATGGTCAGATATTTCTTGATGTGGATTTATTTAACTCAGGCGTTCGTCCTGCAATTAACTCAGGTCTTTCTGTATCGCGTGTAGGTGGTGCTGCTCAGACTAAAATTATGAAAAAACTCGGTGGTGGTACACGTTTAGCATTAGCTCAGTTTCGTGAATTAGAAGCATTTTCTCAATTTGCTTCAGACTTAGATGATGCAACTCGCAAACAATTAGAGCGAGGGCAACGGATTACTGAAATCATGAAGCAAAAGCAATATTCCCCACTGTCTGTGGCTGAAATGAGTATCTCTTTATTTGTTGTTGAAAAAGGTTACTTAGATGATATTCCTTTAGCTGAGATTGGCAGTTTTGAAGCAGCGTTGAGAGGGTTTATGAGCTCTTCTTATGCATCTTTAATTAATAAAATTAATGAAACTGGTGCTTATGATAATGATATCGAAGCAGAGTTAAAAAATGCCGTAGAAGAATTCAAGCGTACTGGTAGCTGGTAA
- a CDS encoding F0F1 ATP synthase subunit epsilon: MANTTRLDIVSAEQEIFSGCVEMVIATGELGEIGITPGHAPLLTVLKPGEIRITHPGGGQDIYYVSGGMLEVQPYHVSVLADVVERAEDLDEAAALAAKARAEEAMTNKNAELNYALAATELARAVAQIRAIQKLRQSLK, encoded by the coding sequence ATGGCAAATACAACTCGCTTGGATATTGTCAGCGCAGAACAAGAAATTTTTTCAGGCTGTGTTGAAATGGTGATAGCTACCGGTGAGCTAGGTGAAATAGGTATTACACCTGGACATGCACCATTACTTACCGTATTAAAGCCTGGAGAAATTAGAATCACTCATCCAGGCGGTGGGCAAGATATTTATTATGTCTCTGGTGGTATGCTTGAGGTTCAGCCCTATCACGTTTCTGTTTTAGCAGATGTTGTTGAGCGTGCTGAAGATTTAGATGAAGCAGCAGCGCTTGCAGCTAAAGCTCGTGCAGAAGAAGCAATGACTAATAAAAATGCTGAACTAAATTACGCTTTGGCCGCGACCGAATTAGCACGTGCTGTAGCTCAGATTCGCGCTATCCAAAAATTAAGACAAAGTCTTAAGTAA